The following nucleotide sequence is from Zea mays cultivar B73 chromosome 1, Zm-B73-REFERENCE-NAM-5.0, whole genome shotgun sequence.
gagctatcaacctctcacattagctcggtatttacgcttataattgaacgattttatgctcaaaacttaaggttattacgctccaacccagagatgcgtccaccagtgcacaacatgccagattttttacgcagtgtaacgaattgcataaatagctacaccatgtagtataatttgtatcaatatatatcataaactagatctaatgtgtttagctgcatggttgttggagggatcctatatttatgaagaaaataaaacattaaatacgattttttgtttctatgcgtgcaattcatttcctttcattgcacattattttcatcataaattcgtgtgcatgcagctggtaacagatttttacgcagtataccgaattgcataattatctacacagggtagcatatttagtagcattatatatcataaaatggtccttacgagtctagttACATGTCTGTTGCagtgatcctaaatttatggagaaaataaagcatttaaaaataaaaaccgccacacatatctttcctaaatttatgcgcatgtaaggggacgtgtttgactcatgcatgcattccttttttacgCGCACAGACGTGGACGCGAGTGGTGCAACAGACAGCCTGGTCCAATCGgtgcgctgggttgaaccaggttGCAGGGATGATCGACCttggcttcctttaactattggaagcccagggctcccgttatacatgcgctatatatatatattatacaaGTACCTCAATAGCGTTGTGACGACTTACAACAATACTCACGTAAACTATGCACCAAAAAAATCTCAATATTTTTTAttaattgtctccgctctccgtataatatttttttttgatttggctaactgatgttattgtttatccatctaatatgtcttggtacatcatggtcaatgaagtgagcgattagaagagagttcacaacgactgactgaacgaacagagattatagaaTACCATAATTCCactatacagagaccaaataagagaaagtttgtgagctcaagtttctaaaataagtcacatgaactcaaacttataaaaaaatagatcaaaatatggagtggttgctaaagtcagacattaataaaaactggatgcgctccatataaattatgttatttcgtagcaattactaacgtttaaaacaaacaaataacctttcattttactatTAGTGTGATAAATCATTGTTGCTTCATCTAATTCAGCAACCCCAAACATCATGGAGTCTATTGTGCCAATGTTGTcttagaaacgacctaatgcttacaagagccaagaacgtcgtgccgtgcttgggctgtagcctcggcccgtagtgctggcccgacccgacatgattatatatatatatattattttacaaaaaacgtatatacatatatataaggcAACGTATCTTGCGTAAAAGGATTTCTTGTGCTAACATGCTAAAACGCCTTAAGAGCCCTGAGATCCAGGATCAAAGGATAACTATAATCCCAAATCCCTAACCTTGGTCTTTTGTAAAGAACCCCTTCGACCCTTCCTTTCCATCTGTGTTTTCTGTTCCGCACAACTTCTCTCCGTGAGATCTCTCTCCCCCTCGTTCTCTGCTGCCAGGAGTTCGGCGCTTCCATTCTCCGCCACCGCACAGTCCCCTTTTGATACGGCACCTCCGTTCCCCGCTGCCCCACAGGAGCGTCCCTGCCTCCAGGACGTCTCCAGGACGTGAATCCGCTGATCCCCGCCAACAAGGGTGTCTCTCCTTCCATCCCTGCTGCTAGGAAGGAGATGAAGATGGATGAGACGGAGGAGAGACAGCAGTGGAGAGGCCCCGTCTATCTGCTCTGCTCGGCTCGTGTATGCCGCGTTCTGTGGAACCCAACAGCGTGCTCTGCTCTGCTCGTGTACATGTGCTGTTGGGATCAAATTTGCAGCAAGTTTCTCAACTGATGAatatttttttaagaaaaaatgAAGTTTTGAAAACATATATTGCAAAATCAATATCTCAAGCAAGCAACCATGTACAAAGATTCAGGGCTGTCATTTTTTGAGCACCTGATGAGTTGCTACAGTAGTTCAAAAACCACAACTTTACATGGCCTAAATTCCATCTGTACGGTGTGCTATCTGAACCAGAGGACTGCCATCTGAACTCAACAGCGTTCTGTTTTACCCATCTATGCACATGAAAATCATCACTGGGAATCTACTTGTTTGCAACACCTGCACATACGAATGGCTTCAGACTTTCAGAATTTTGTCCAACGGGCTTCATGGATCCACGGGGCTCTGCTCGATGGGGTCAGGATCGATGGACCGGGGATGGAGAGAACAACAGCAGTCGGCGAAGACGGACTTGTTCGACTAGCAGGCACCGAAAAAGATAGGACAACAAGAGAAAGGAAGGGCTTCTTTAGAAAAGACCAAGATTAGAAGGTGGGATTAAATTTATCCTTTGATCCTGGATCTAAGGGCTCTTAAGACGTTTTAGTATGTTAGCACGTGAAATCCTTTTATACAGGATACGTTGcctatatataatttatattcaatattaaaatcatctgagcatgatgttgtactggttagacagtttcacccagtgtctctcgtctttcttccatcagggcatgggtttGAACCCCACTACTTGCatcgtttttaacattttacgctgatttaatcaaatggtccGACGGATTAAATCAAATGGTCCGACGGACtaatgggccggcccggcacagtcaggaggccggcatgacgtgcttGAACCAGAGCTGTGGCCCGCGGGTCAGACGCCCACGCCAGGTCACTATTTGGCCATCTATTAGCGTGCAacgggttaatttgaaatagctgtgaggggttatttgtaaaaagatgatgcgggacgaccgttaaaactggtgctttaagtatatatatatatatatagcttgttttaataaaacacaaaatatatgtattTTGTTGGTTAGGTGGGTGTGAATGTGGAGCCAACAACCAAGGTTCGAACCTCTTGCTTATGTACAATTTTAAGCTTCAATGAAAAAGGAGTGACCGTAGAACCATAAAAACTGATGCTTTATATAGTAAAGACTTAGATGGTACATATACAAAATATTATCTTTATATACATATACAAATTCTTATCAAGGGGAGACGATTATTTATTTGATACACTATTCAACCCAATGCATCTGCCCATCTCCAATATATGTAGAGTTCACTTCTAACGACTACTCACTTCAGAAGATAATTTTGATTTTTTTGACATATGATTTTTATTCTGTGTCTAGATATATCACATCAATTACATTGTAGCATGATCTAGCAAAAGATGATGTATAGTAACAGCCGCAGCTTTATAAAGAAACACAAACGCGTAGGCCCTATATCTAAATATATACCAGTAAGGCTATTCTCAACCTATAATACCATATACATTAATATATACCACATAAACATTTTAATGATGTGGCAAGAGAGTTAAGAGAAAACAAAAGAGAATTGTATATTTGTGGAGATACTACTTGGGCACCGAGATCATATACATTGAAATTTTAACTATTCAAGTGGCCCACGTCTCATACTCTCATCTATATTAGCATTTTATATTCTATATAGCATAAAAAGGCAATCTATAATATCATACATTAGAGTAGTTGTATCTTATGCAATTTTATATGATATGACAATTTTAGATATTTTGACAAGATATAATAAATTAGAAGTGGCTTAAAGATGATCTTTCTGTATACTACTCTCTCCGTTCTAATTTATAATTCTTAAATTATAATTCATTTGATttttttgtaacacccaaaatcctgaTTTTGGGATTAGTAAAAGAAATCAAAGTAAAGCGTCCCTGAAGAATAATTGTACTTTGAAATGAACCCTTCTAAAATAAATAATAGTATTAAAACAATGATTagttaaaataaaatagaaacatAAATTTCGTTTGTGCGTTTCATGAAATAAATAAAGAATTTCATTTATTAGATTAGATTATCCCCTTCAAGAACTATATAAAACATTCTTTTATGAGAAATTCAACCTTAATAAAGATTTTATATTAACTTCTCCTAAACTAGATAAGTACTTAATATTAAATTTTGAATGTACTTTAAAATTTAGATATACATTTAAGAATGACAAAGTCCCCAACATAAATGATATATGTGTATGCATTTAATACTTGAAATATTGcctaaataaataaattaattaatTAACAAAAAATATATAACTTGCATCTCATGCTGGGATTTCTTTTTTTGCATTTATAATtcaatttgaattttgaattttatTTGAATCTAGTTTTGAATTGAAATCTGAAATAGaaataaaataggaaaaagaaaacgAAAAGAATCCCTAGCTGGACCGAGTGCTTAATTCCGGCCCACTAGGCCTTTCACTACTCTCACTGCAGGCCCAATTTCATTGCGACGACATGTGGGGCCGCCTTGGCAGCCACTCGGTCCACTTTCCACACGCGAAGACTAGTGCCGCTGATAAGTCGGGCCCGCACGCCAATTACCAACCACGTGCACGCACATCAACCATCCTGGCACGCTGATTGTCGGGCCCCGCTCGTAGCCTCACCGGCTCGCCAAGGCTTTCTAGCTTCCACTGGCTACTAGGATCCAGTCGCCAGTCGTTTCTTCGTCGTCAACGCGGAGTCGACCAACAAACTATGATCGATCTGCATGCACCATCTCGGAGCCTCTCTAGCCAAAGTTCGTGGTTGCGGCCATATAAACCCGGTCACCTCGTGACTTTCCCTCACCCCTCTCGCGCAAACCCGGAGCGTCCCACGCAACCATAGACTGTCGCGCGGGTCGAGAGGTGAGAGTCAAGCCGCCTCCGTGAATACGTACCTATGCCGTCGTCGAGGGCTCACCGTCCGGTCAGGGAGCTTCACCCGGTCCCCATGAAGGTTTCCATGGCATTGCTAAGCCGGAGGGAGCCTCGTTGTCACCGTGATTGCTCGCTGGAGTCGCAGGCTCGCGCAGAGCCGACATTCATCGTGGGAGGGAGACTACACAACCTGATCACCGGTAAGGCAACCCCATAGAGTTTGCTTTACTCTCCTCTCTATTCTGCACATGTCTGCGCTAGGATTAGCTCGTCGGGGCACCGATTCAGCCCTCTCCGGCTAGGGGCGTCGCCGTGAGATAGGGAGGATTGTGCACCGTTGAGCGTAAGATGACCGACCAGGATTAGATATTCTCCGTTTGAAATCTGGGCCCTCGATCTGTGATCAGATGGCTCAGTTCGGCCGATATCCCTTCATCTGAGAAatctttctaaagagcccctggaAAATCTAGTTATTAACCGCACTTCACCTCTGTTCAAGAATCGTCATAAATGAATTCGTTTTTATGCAAAGAAGTCCCTTTAGTTTCTATAGAACTAAACTACACTCCACTTTACTCGGTTTATTTATAAATTTAATtcaaaattgatttttagtataaaattaATTCTTGAAACTTAAGAAAATGCATATTTTCTCctttaactctgattttagtggttctcgaacctacattCTCGTAGCGACACATAGAATATTATTGTgtggtttgttctcatgttttggTCTAATGTTACCATGATCTTTATTtgtttatttgtatgtattgctgaaaaggaaatatgcccttgagcaatttctataaatgttttggtggttagatgcccaacacatattattTTAAGGTGATGGGTACTAAGTATTAAAGAGACgaaaatcaagaatcaaggtatgactctagacttagtgaattattTTTAGTACTGacatattcctctaagtgctaggatccttgacaaatcaaatgagattggattggagaagtttggctaagtacaGTCAGACTTGCACTAGCcttcggtgcaccggactgttcagtgtgcaccggacaatgtctgttGCCAAGGCTGGCTTACGGATAAACTCGCTGTTCTCGGGAattgcagagggtgatgcggctaAATTTCACCagaatgtccggtgagccaacagcgccCCGCGCCAATGGTCAGCAAcgcgatcagcgggcgacgcgtggccagagccaacggtcacaagaccgcaccagactgtccggtgtgcaccggatagtgtccggtgtgccaaggggaccGAGGGCTCAATGGTCGGTTTTGttagagaaggaaagaaatcgggcactgttcatgtccgttggtgcactagactgtccggtgcaccaaccgatagaaggcaagaattgcctaccaaatggagatccaacggctcctagctaccttggggctataaaagggacccctaggcgcatggagcacgacaccaagcctccattgaaaatcctaagacgcctagactcctcAAACACGCATCCGAATACTTGTGATTGAGActtgagcacttgttgagttgtAAACTCTCTGCGCTGTGTTTGCgtgctcgtttcttgacttgtgtgtgtgtcattgctgcgactctagctcttgcgtgtgtttctttccctcccttactcttgtgtttttcattgtgatcaactttgtaagggtgagagactccaacttgtggagattcctcacaagggAAACattaactataaggaagaaaacagtggtattcaagtagatcattggatcgcttgaaaggggttgagtgcaacccttgtccattgggacgccacaacgtagaagtaggcaagtgttctacttggccgaaccacgagataaaaatcgatGTGTCACCTGTGTTTATTCTTGTGCGATCCTCcactcacttgataattgctctaagtttaatactcactttgtaaagagcaattaagtgaagaagtcatctcTTTCTCTCTAGACATAGCACCCTGGTTTTGgtttcactaacatttcataaactaagtttgtgctatttagtgttgatttttacaggatcacctattcacccccctctaggtgctctcaattgctaTGATAGAAGCGAGACCACGAGGAACACAAAGCCCAAACTTTTGGGGAAGCATATGGACAACAAGGTTATCGCAAGTAtaaagcaagttgtgcccttgatcactttctttgacctaataatgttcatgatAATCATCGTGGCATGCTCAGGTTAAATttaatgggacctaataggttaccctagtttagtttacTCTAAACCTTGCGtataaatgaactattgggtatccTTGCTATGCTTTACCTGGTTTTGGGTGTTATATTATAACTGAatcatgatcatgctttattgTTATTATTGGATTTATTGTTATATATGATAACATCATTTTGTTAACTGGGACATGGATCTTAAcctgagaaaacagtgcaaccacaaggGTTGTATGGGACGCTCTTGGCCAATTAATTAATAAAACTAGTGAGGGATTATctttcccgaaaggggcaagcgaggAGGCATCGTTGTAGAGTATAGTGATGGCTGTAATTAATGTGATGGGGTTACAGACCCCGGAAAAAGACATATGCTTCCTTTGTTCGTAGTAGGTTTTCttgagctagtggaactttgtaaaggcctcgcagtGAATCCTTAGTCATTCACCTTgacagtgtctaagggtctagctaacccaggcTAAAAGAgaaacacgtcttgtgggtaaagatgtgcaacctctgcaaagtgtaaaacagGTATATCAGCCGTGATCACGATCATAAGCGGCTCAGGATTCTCACATAATTAATTGATGGAATTAAAACTTAACTTGTCATGCATTGCGTTGTGTGATTCAATTATTTATCTATGTTGTATTATTTAATTGGGACGGTATCTacctatacttagtaattgctaataaaattttgatcaacttatTTAAAAAGCAATGTTCAGCCTTAACTACTTTCCTCGGTAAgctttacacttcacatgagccctcaTTGTAagagagctcatgcacattattcccatacttgttgagcgatgactgtatgtgagctcactataCTATAATCACACAGAAGAAGAGTATGCATTACCGGAGGACTCTACGATGAGTTCAATAAGATCTaggcgtcgtctcccagtcaactatggcgcCATGGAGATAATTATCTTAGTTTGAATTATTTTCTCAGTAATTTTGTAAGACATTATCATTATGTAATAAAGATTATGACATTCGTCTCTATACACTAAGTTATTATATGTGTGACTATAttctggcgcacatatgagatagGTGTGACATTTTTTCACACCAAATTTGATCGActcgtcttattaaaaaaatATAATTATTATTAATCTTTACTGTGAAACCGTTTAATATATGATATATTTTAAATATGTCTTTAAATTTTTTATATATTCTAAAAAATGAATCAGACTATAAATTGGGATGTACTTATAGGctaaggggtgtttgaatgcactagaactaataattagttggctaaaaaattgctagtagagttagctagctaacaaatagatagctaactattaactaatttactaaaaatatgtaatagttgaactattagctaaaGTGTTTAGATGTCTTCAACTAATTTTAGTCACtaattattagctctagtgcatttaaaCACCCCTAAAGATCGTTGTCCGCTCTCCACTAGCTCGTCAGCCATCCTAGCCTTTCGTTGCTTCAGTTGGTTTGGTGCCATTTGGTTGGAGCAGCAAGCGGTGATGCTTGGGTAAATGCGCGGGATAGCTTTTAATAGCTTTTAATTGTATTGTAATTGACGTTTAATTAAGAGAAACTAGGGTTACATGTATCATTTTATTTCTCCTATAATCTGTTCAAAAAAACTAGAACCTCAAAATAAAGTGGAAGGAGGGAGTAGGGAGTATCTTATACTGAAATTTGGAACAGAGCAACTCAGCGAGTATAAGCTAACCTGATCGTTTTCCTCATTTCACCTTCCACCCTCCCCCACTTTCTCCTCACCGAGTCACAAAGCCAAACCCTAATTCACGGCCGCCGGAGATGGGACAAGGTTCTCCCGGCGGGATGGGCAAGCAGCCCGGCCTCCCGGGCGACCGCAAGCAGGGAGACGGCAAGAAAGAGAAGAAATATGAACCACCCGCTGCCCCTTCCCGTGTCGGCCGGAAGCAGAAGCGGCAGAAGGGCTCCGAGGCGGCGGCGCGGCTCCCCGCCGTGGCGCCGCTCTCAAAGTGCCGCCTTCGCCTACTCAAGCTCGAACGCGTCAAGGACTACCTTCTCATGGAAGAGGAGTTCGTTGCCAGCCAGGAGCGCCTGCGCCCCAGCGAGGATAAGACGGAGGAGGACCGATCCAAGGTCGACGACCTCCGCGGCACTCCCATGAACGTCGGATCGCTGGAGGAGATCATCGACGAGAGCCATGCCATCGTCTCCTCGTCCGTCGGTCCCGAGTACTACGTCGGGATACTTTCCTTCGTTGATAAGGACCAGCTCGAGCCTGGATGTGCCATTCTGATGCACAACAAGGTATATCTGAATTGATCTCATGGATTAAGATACGGAATTGAAAGTGTTGCACTTGTTTCAATTAGTGATTCAGGGTGGTATTCAGGAGATCAGTTCGGGAAAATGTTCGAGTTTTATATGAAGATTAGGATTTCTATTGTGTCTAGTCATAAACAAATGATAATTAATAGGCTGTTCTGGTTAAATTATTGACTTTACTGTAGAATATTGGGTTTATTTTGGTTCTGTATGGCGGAATGGGGAGAAACCTTAATTTTGAAGGATACAATTATAGCATATTATCGTGTTTCATAGGTGCACAACAAAGAGTTAAGAGAGTTCCAGGAATTCTATATTTATTTAAATACATTGCTAATTCATCTAGGCTTATGAACTGTGAATTCACAGTTATGGCTGTATAATATATCTATTCAATATGACCTCGTGTGGAAGCTAAAGAACATATTTTCTTTGGTTTATATCTATAGATCATTTGCATAGTTTTTTGGCTGCTGTGttacttttttttttttttgaaaattttGTTGTGTTATTGTTGTTTGTGCTGTCGTGTGCCACAAAGAAAATAATTTCTTTTCCCACCAAGTGCATGAATTTGGCATATACTTTGGTATACAAGTATTTGGAAATAGATATTGCAGTTTGGAATACTAGTGATCTAAATGGCAGGTAATTTGTCACTCCAATTTCAAGTGATAATGCATTTCACAACCCTCAGAGGTTTTGCATTGGTATATTCGGCAGTTTTTTTTTCACGGTTGTTTTTAAAAATCAATGCTGCTCCTCAAGTGATGTACTCTGTGTTTTATGTACTTCCTTGATTTGAATGCTTATTTAGTAAACAGCTTGGCCAAATGTTTCCCTTAGGTTCTGTCAGTGGTTGGTATTTTGCAAGACGAAGTTGATCCTATGGTTTCTGTGATGAAAGTTGAAAAGGCACCTTTGGAGTCTTATGCTGACATTGGTGGCTTGGATGCTCAAATtcaagaaatcaaagaagcagTTGAACTTCCCTTAACACATCCTGAGCTATATGAGGACATTGGGATCAGGCCTCCGAAGGGAGTTATACTATATGGGGAACCTGGAACAGGGAAAACTCTACTCGCAAAGGTTTGTGCTGATTCCTTGAGGACAGTTCCAAGTTTTTATTTCCATGCCTTAGTtgtttttgttcattgataaagcaGTGAAGGAACTGAACGCTTTTCATTCTTCTTTTCTTCCTGACATAAGATATTCTCTATGCCTTTATTCCTAAAATCATATTTTAATTACTTAAAACTTTTGAACGCTGTAGGCTGTTGCCAATTCTACTTCAGCAACGTTCTTGCGTGTTGTTGGGAGTGAATTGATCCAAAAGTACCTTGGTGATGGtcccaagcttgttagagaattgTTCAGGGTGGCTGATGATCTTTCTCCTTCAATTGTCTTTATTGATGAGATTGATGCTGTTGGGACAAAGAGGTATATCAGACATGAAAGTTAACAGCAGTTATTTTCTTTGGTTATGAAAAAAAGCTggtgaaagggcctctagcctagtGGTTAAAGGATTCTgagtagcacctccaggtccTGGGTTCGATGCCCTTGGGGGCGAATttctggcttggttaaaaaaatccccttgtGCCCCGACCGCtcccgggttacgtcctgcgcACCACCCTTCGACTGGGCTGTTGCAGAGTGGACAGTGACGTTCCGCTAGTGATGGGGGCCAGGGTTTGGGGATTTTCTCGGCCGGaaccatgtttcggtctcttcttagccATCAGTGGGTTGTGTGCGCCTTGAGTGCCGGCCCCAAGCATcataccgggagggcggtctttcccttcCCGGCTGAGATTTTTATGAAAAAaatgttgctgaagcttctagtGAAAGGATTAATATGAGTTTTGCTGTTTCTCGCCCTGTTGTAGGTATGATGCTCATTCTGGTGGTGAGCGTGAGATTCAGAGAACCATGTTGGAGTTGTTAAATCAGCTGGATGGTTTTGATTCAAGAGGAGATGTTAAAGTTATTCTAGCAACAAATCGTATTGAAAGTCTTGATCCAGCCTTGCTTCGCCCAGGTCGAATTGACAGAAAGATTGAATTCCCTTTACCTGATGTCAAGACTAGGCGGCGCATCTTCCAGGTGCTTCTATGTGATGAAAGCTTCTGAGTCCTGTTCTTTTAATTAAAAAGCATGATTTGTTGTTACCAAAATTTTGTTTTGATGAGCAGATACACACATCGAAAATGACACTGGCTGATGATGTAAACCTAGAAGAGTTTATTATGTCAAAAGATGAGTTTTCAGGTGCTGACATCAAGGCCATTTGTACTGAAGCTGGCTTGCTTGCTTTGAGAGAGCGGCGGATGAAGGTAAGACAGCTCAGTACACCAAatacccccttctgttttttcccATGAATCTGCTACTTTGGATTAACCTTGTTGGTACCTGAAACCGTCACTTTTTTTGGTACCTATAAGCTCATTCACCAGAGTTAACCTTTTGTAATAGCCTGCAACTTGAATACAAGGTCACAGAAAATATCCACTCATGAACTGCTATTTTTATTTTCTGTTGCGTTAGGTAACGCATGCAGACTTCAAGAAGGCCAAAGAAAAGGTTATGTTCAAGAAGAAAGAAGGCGTGCCGGAGGGCCTATATATGTGAGACTCATCAGCAGCGCTATTAGTCTTTGTGA
It contains:
- the LOC100279843 gene encoding 26S protease regulatory subunit 4, whose amino-acid sequence is MGQGSPGGMGKQPGLPGDRKQGDGKKEKKYEPPAAPSRVGRKQKRQKGSEAAARLPAVAPLSKCRLRLLKLERVKDYLLMEEEFVASQERLRPSEDKTEEDRSKVDDLRGTPMNVGSLEEIIDESHAIVSSSVGPEYYVGILSFVDKDQLEPGCAILMHNKVLSVVGILQDEVDPMVSVMKVEKAPLESYADIGGLDAQIQEIKEAVELPLTHPELYEDIGIRPPKGVILYGEPGTGKTLLAKAVANSTSATFLRVVGSELIQKYLGDGPKLVRELFRVADDLSPSIVFIDEIDAVGTKRYDAHSGGEREIQRTMLELLNQLDGFDSRGDVKVILATNRIESLDPALLRPGRIDRKIEFPLPDVKTRRRIFQIHTSKMTLADDVNLEEFIMSKDEFSGADIKAICTEAGLLALRERRMKVTHADFKKAKEKVMFKKKEGVPEGLYM